The following are from one region of the Coffea eugenioides isolate CCC68of chromosome 2, Ceug_1.0, whole genome shotgun sequence genome:
- the LOC113762774 gene encoding uncharacterized protein LOC113762774, with product MAKLQLLGRNIGRLFTFGHLSSDLGVSSVRGRTALAPATARNFCTQLPPPPPPREKWRIRSLVKSIDETRLSCIIAFFGSAFLFYIFMEDEIMDRRQIKEGVCQKDGT from the exons ATGGCAAAGCTGCAGCTGCTGGG GCGTAATATTGGCAGACTCTTTACTTTCGGGCATCTGTCTTCTGATTTGGGAGTTTCGTCTGTGAGAGGAAGAACAGCACTGGCTCCGGCCACAGCCCGCAATTTTTGCACCCA GCTgcctcctcctccaccacctCGGGAAAAATGGCGTATTCGCAGTCTGGTGAAGTCCATTG ATGAGACAAGACTGAGTTGCATAATTGCCTTTTTTGGATCAGCGTTCCTCTTCTACATCTTTATGGAGGATGA GATCATGGATAGGCGCCAGATCAAAGAGGGAGTCTGCCAGAAGGATGGCACTTGA
- the LOC113759357 gene encoding uncharacterized protein LOC113759357, whose translation MAMHLRRNLGKYFTTVGPFSAGFGGSSTARSGASARAMALLPAGRQFSSWSATHLKREFHELMAEFKELSFNDCLQLTIGTYVLACVVQSTWCEIKQFTKSVWSRTGIANLKFSSKRDGGGTDGGSSRDDGV comes from the exons ATGGCGATGCATCTTCG GCGGAATTTAGGCAAATATTTTACCACCGTTGGCCCTTTCTCAGCGGGTTTTGGGGGGTCTTCAACCGCGAGGAGCGGTGCAAGTGCAAGAGCAATGGCTTTACTGCCTGCCGGCCGCCAGTTCTCATCCTG GTCTGCTACACATCTTAAAAGAGAATTTCACGAGCTTATGGCTGAATTCAAGGAATTATCATTCA ATGACTGTTTACAGCTGACTATTGGGACATATGTTCTTGCTTGTGTGGTTCAAAG TACTTGGTGTGAAATCAAACAGTTTACGAAGTCAGTTTGGTCGAG GACTGGCATTGCAAACTTGAAGTTCAGCAGCAAGAG GGATGGCGGTGGCACTGATGGAGGCAGTAGCAGGGATGATGGTGTTTGA
- the LOC113760269 gene encoding uncharacterized protein LOC113760269: MAMQQLGRNAGACFASRAVSAGLGASSVKRGITITLPPARSFCSDATPRLKEKLHDRVLKFLDYIAPLPLLLFGGCINAYYEYKEERDRGGFSDVNGGGSVREG; this comes from the exons ATGGCGATGCAGCAGTTGGG CCGCAATGCGGGTGCATGCTTTGCCTCGAGGGCGGTGTCAGCTGGTTTGGGGGCTTCATCCGTTAAGAGAGGAATAACAATAACTCTGCCACCTGCTCGCAGTTTCTGTTCTGA TGCTACTCCACGTTTGAAGGAAAAGCTTCATGATCGTGTGCTTAAATTTTTGG ACTACATCGCTCCGTTGCCTCTACTGCTGTTTGGTGGATGTATTAATGCCTATTATGAATATAAGGAGGAGAG GGATCGTGGTGGCTTCAGCGACGTTAACGGCGGTGGCAGCGTCAGGGAGGGTTGA